One stretch of Candidatus Hydrogenedentota bacterium DNA includes these proteins:
- a CDS encoding DUF1559 domain-containing protein: MMRKRGFTLIELLVVIAIIAILAAILLPALARAREAARRASCQNNLKQMGIIFKMYSNESAGQKFPRIQGPQPWFLDGLNFPGASDGSCDENDIPEVAPDVRAVYPEYLTDWKVMICPSDPDNTMGIVGDFDDDISPDPGVICGQYTGLASDHQESYVYTGFILDLWDGDDPVITAPIDLGNGTPTISRQISEIIIALAAGLTTQAAVTPAVAASIVQTLDNDANVGAPDGNAYGSTIFRLREGVERFLITDINNPGGSAQAQSEVAIMWDHINLNPTGGGEFNHVPGGSNVLFMDGHVAFAKYERNGQGPINEFWANAVYWFQG; the protein is encoded by the coding sequence ATCATGCGGAAACGTGGTTTCACATTGATCGAGTTGTTGGTGGTTATCGCCATCATCGCGATCCTCGCGGCAATCCTGTTGCCTGCGCTCGCCCGTGCGCGCGAAGCGGCGCGCCGCGCGAGTTGCCAAAACAACCTCAAGCAGATGGGTATCATCTTCAAGATGTACTCGAACGAGAGCGCGGGCCAGAAGTTCCCGCGCATCCAGGGACCACAGCCCTGGTTCCTCGATGGCCTCAATTTCCCGGGCGCATCGGACGGCTCGTGCGACGAGAACGACATTCCGGAAGTCGCGCCGGACGTTCGCGCTGTCTATCCGGAATACCTCACCGACTGGAAGGTCATGATCTGTCCGTCCGACCCGGATAACACCATGGGTATCGTTGGTGACTTCGACGACGATATTTCGCCCGACCCCGGCGTCATTTGCGGACAATACACGGGCTTGGCGTCCGACCACCAGGAAAGCTACGTGTACACCGGTTTCATTCTCGATCTGTGGGATGGCGACGATCCGGTCATTACGGCGCCAATCGATTTGGGCAACGGAACTCCGACCATCAGCAGGCAGATTTCCGAGATCATCATCGCGCTTGCCGCGGGGCTCACGACCCAGGCCGCCGTCACCCCGGCGGTTGCCGCGTCAATCGTGCAGACGCTAGATAACGACGCGAACGTTGGCGCACCCGACGGCAATGCCTATGGCAGCACCATCTTCCGGCTTCGCGAAGGTGTCGAGCGCTTCCTGATCACCGACATCAACAACCCCGGCGGCTCGGCCCAGGCACAGAGCGAAGTGGCGATCATGTGGGACCACATCAATTTGAATCCGACGGGCGGCGGAGAATTCAACCACGTCCCGGGCGGTTCGAACGTCCTCTTCATGGATGGCCACGTCGCGTTCGCGA